A region from the Candidatus Kryptoniota bacterium genome encodes:
- a CDS encoding NAD(P)H-binding protein, with protein sequence MKNVLILGASGNIASKVVDMLVHDGNYRLTLFVRNARRLRNHDVANCRIIEGDVLNLDDVKKAMAGIDIVYANLAGDLAKMAGNIVEAMNDMGVKRLIFISSIGIYNQPLKPVLIPYRKAADVIEASKLEYTILRPTWFTDVDEVDYEITKKGEPEKGSVISQKSLATFIAGVIETPEKYIRENLGINKPNS encoded by the coding sequence ATGAAAAACGTACTGATTTTGGGCGCCAGCGGAAACATCGCAAGTAAAGTGGTCGATATGCTGGTACACGATGGAAATTATCGCTTGACCTTATTTGTGCGGAATGCCCGCCGATTGAGGAATCATGATGTTGCTAATTGCCGCATCATAGAGGGAGACGTCCTAAATCTCGACGATGTGAAAAAAGCCATGGCTGGAATCGATATTGTGTACGCAAACCTCGCGGGTGATTTGGCGAAAATGGCAGGCAATATTGTCGAGGCGATGAACGATATGGGCGTGAAGAGGCTTATCTTTATCAGCTCTATTGGGATTTACAATCAACCCTTGAAGCCGGTCTTAATACCATATCGGAAAGCCGCCGATGTTATCGAAGCATCGAAACTTGAATACACAATCTTACGGCCGACCTGGTTCACAGACGTTGATGAAGTCGATTATGAAATAACAAAGAAAGGCGAACCAGAAAAAGGATCAGTTATTTCACAGAAGAGTCTTGCAACATTTATTGCGGGAGTTATTGAAACTCCCGAAAAATACATTCGCGAAAACCTTGGTATAAACAAACCCAATTCGTAA
- a CDS encoding cupin domain-containing protein, with protein MNIKRTGTRPSDKGSAEYFTGNVRIDPLFEAPDPARVWGASVTLAPGARTAWHTHPLGQTLVVTAGSGLVQRWGGSIEKIHPGDVVWIPPGEKHWHGATATVGMTHLAIQEHLGGKTADWLEKVSDAQYNKKVNE; from the coding sequence ATGAACATAAAAAGAACTGGCACTCGGCCTTCCGATAAGGGATCGGCTGAATATTTCACAGGCAATGTGCGTATCGATCCACTATTTGAAGCGCCCGATCCGGCACGTGTCTGGGGCGCGAGTGTCACATTGGCGCCGGGCGCTCGGACAGCATGGCACACCCACCCTCTCGGGCAAACGCTTGTCGTGACTGCAGGTAGCGGTTTGGTACAACGTTGGGGAGGGTCGATCGAGAAAATTCATCCGGGTGACGTAGTATGGATTCCGCCGGGTGAAAAACATTGGCATGGGGCCACGGCCACAGTGGGTATGACACATCTTGCTATCCAAGAACATCTCGGCGGTAAAACCGCCGACTGGTTGGAAAAGGTCAGCGATGCACAATACAACAAAAAAGTGAACGAGTGA
- a CDS encoding DUF2255 family protein — translation MAKWLKDELSKIARANDLHISPFREDSKTYGTPTWIWSVVVGDGLYVRAYNGQKSSWYQAAIRQRAGRITAAGITKEVSFQPVKSAINDRIDEAYREKYGRSKYLSSMIGQRARSATIKISPR, via the coding sequence ATGGCAAAATGGTTGAAAGATGAATTGAGCAAGATCGCCAGGGCCAATGATCTGCATATCTCACCCTTCCGCGAGGACAGCAAGACTTACGGAACGCCGACGTGGATCTGGTCTGTTGTGGTCGGAGACGGCCTTTATGTGCGAGCATACAACGGGCAGAAGTCCAGTTGGTACCAGGCTGCAATCCGCCAGAGGGCGGGACGGATCACTGCCGCTGGAATCACGAAGGAAGTATCCTTTCAGCCGGTCAAAAGCGCCATCAACGATCGGATCGACGAGGCTTACCGCGAGAAGTATGGGCGCAGCAAATATCTGAGCTCAATGATCGGTCAGCGCGCCCGTTCGGCAACCATCAAGATCTCTCCTCGCTAA